Proteins encoded together in one Bactrocera neohumeralis isolate Rockhampton chromosome 4, APGP_CSIRO_Bneo_wtdbg2-racon-allhic-juicebox.fasta_v2, whole genome shotgun sequence window:
- the LOC126756389 gene encoding elongation of very long chain fatty acids protein AAEL008004, with the protein MDIFANMNEMDYSCTSNEMDEWFGLGSPMFIFAVLMAYLLLIYKILPNYMEDREPYQLKTYIIVYNAMQMLSCIYIITGIFRIASTSVFHFWDCLLLDPNSYSEYLFNRVTYFTFWLKISELSETIVFVLRKKQNQVSYLHVFHHCSTVTLIYLLCTDYRGTSPLYPILLNSTVHVIMYGYYLASAVCDAETIKRLTPIKKSITTIQMIQFVLILIQAGFLMFRCEISKLVTTYYSIVVVVIFYGFYDFYNKAYKAANNSRISNKSS; encoded by the exons atggATATTTTTGCCAATATGAACGAGATGGATTACAGCTGCACCT CAAACGAGATGGACGAGTGGTTTGGGTTGGGTTCGCCCATGTTCATATTTGCGGTTTTGATGGCATATTTGctgttaatttataaaatattaccgaa ttatatgGAGGATCGTGAGCCGTACCAGTTAAAGACCTACATTATAGTCTACAATGCAATGCAAATGCTCTCTTGTATCTATATAATCACTGGG ATTTTCCGTATAGCCTCAACAAGCGTTTTTCATTTCTGGGATTGCCTTTTATTAGATCCGAACTCATATTCGGAATATCTGTTTAATCGCGtcacatactttacattctGGCTAAAGATTAGTGAGCTGTCGGAAACTATTGTATTCGTATTACGTAAAAAACAGAATCAGGTGTCGTATCTGCATGTATTCCATCACTGCTCAACTGTTACATTGATATATCTCCTGTGTACGGATTATAGAG GTACCTCACCTTTGTATCCGATTTTGCTCAATTCGACTGTGCATGTGATTATGTATGGCTACTACTTGGCCTCAGCTGTGTGCGATGCGGAAACTATAAAGCGTTTAACACCAATCAAGAAATCGATTACCACTATTCAAATGATACAATTTGTGCTGATTCTTATCCAAGCGGGATTCTTGATGTTTCGTTGCGAAATATCCAAGTTGGTTACAACTTACTATTCTATCGTTGTAGTTGTTATATTCTATGGATTTTATGATTTCTATAATAAGGCTTACAAAGCTGCTAATAATAGTAGAATTAGTAATAAGAGCAGTTAA